A stretch of the Ictidomys tridecemlineatus isolate mIctTri1 chromosome 5, mIctTri1.hap1, whole genome shotgun sequence genome encodes the following:
- the Gmpr2 gene encoding GMP reductase 2 isoform X2, with the protein MPHIDNDVKLDFKDVLLRPKRSTLKSRSEVDLTRSFSFRNSKQMYNGVPIIAANMDTVGTFEMAKVLCKFSLFTAVHKHYSLHQWQEFAGQNPDCLQYLAASSGTGSSDFEQLEQILEAIPQVKYICLDVANGYSEHFVEFVKDVRKRFPQHTIMDGGCSCPGDVAKAFGAGADFVMLGGMLAGHSESGGELIERDGKKYKLFYGMSSEMAMKKYAGGVAEYRASEGKTVEVPFKGDVEHTIRDILGGIRSTCTYVGAAKLKELSRRTTFIRVTQQVNPIFSDAH; encoded by the exons ATGCCTCATATCGACAATGACGTGAAACTAGACTTCAAGGATGTTCTTTTGAGGCCAAAACGCAGCACCCTAAAGTCTCGAAGTGAG GTGGATCTCACAAGATCCTTTTCATTTCGGAATTCAAAGCAGATGTACAATGGCGTCCCGATCATTGCTGCTAATATGGATACTGTAGGCACCTTTGAAATGGCCAAGGTTCTTTGTAAG TTCTCCCTCTTCACTGCTGTCCATAAACATTACAGTCTTCATCAGTGGCAAGAGTTTGCTGGCCAGAATCCTGATTGTCTTCAG TATCTGGCTGCCAGTTCAGGGACAGGCTCTTCTGACTTTGAGCAACTGGAACAGATCCTGGAAGCTATTCCCCAGGTGAAATATATATGCCTAGATGTGGCAAATGGCTACTCTGAACACTTTGTTGAATTTGTAAAGGATGTACGGAAGCGCTTCCCTCAACACACCATCATG GATGGAGGTTGCAGCTGCCCTGGGGATGTGGCCAAAGCTTTTG gggcaggggctgacTTTGTGATGCTCGGTGGCAtgctggctgggcacagtgagtCAGGTGGTGAGCTCATCGAGAGGGATGGCAAGAAGTACAAACTCTTCTATGGAATGAGTTCTGAAATGGCCATGAAGAAGTATGCTGGTGGCGTGGCAGAGTACAG gGCCTCagagggaaagacagtagaagtcCCCTTTAAAGGGGATGTGGAGCATACCATTCGTGACATCCTAGGAGGGATCCGATCTACATGCACCTATGTGGGAGCAGCTAAGCTAAAGGAGTTGAGCCGGAGAACTACTTTCATCCGAGTCACCCAGCAGGTGAATCCAATCTTCAGTGATGCACACTAG
- the Gmpr2 gene encoding GMP reductase 2 isoform X1, translating into MPHIDNDVKLDFKDVLLRPKRSTLKSRSEVDLTRSFSFRNSKQMYNGVPIIAANMDTVGTFEMAKVLCKFSLFTAVHKHYSLHQWQEFAGQNPDCLQYLAASSGTGSSDFEQLEQILEAIPQVKYICLDVANGYSEHFVEFVKDVRKRFPQHTIMAGNVVTGEMVEELILSGADIIKVGIGPGSVCTTRKKTGVGYPQLSAVMECADAAHGLKGHIISDGGCSCPGDVAKAFGAGADFVMLGGMLAGHSESGGELIERDGKKYKLFYGMSSEMAMKKYAGGVAEYRASEGKTVEVPFKGDVEHTIRDILGGIRSTCTYVGAAKLKELSRRTTFIRVTQQVNPIFSDAH; encoded by the exons ATGCCTCATATCGACAATGACGTGAAACTAGACTTCAAGGATGTTCTTTTGAGGCCAAAACGCAGCACCCTAAAGTCTCGAAGTGAG GTGGATCTCACAAGATCCTTTTCATTTCGGAATTCAAAGCAGATGTACAATGGCGTCCCGATCATTGCTGCTAATATGGATACTGTAGGCACCTTTGAAATGGCCAAGGTTCTTTGTAAG TTCTCCCTCTTCACTGCTGTCCATAAACATTACAGTCTTCATCAGTGGCAAGAGTTTGCTGGCCAGAATCCTGATTGTCTTCAG TATCTGGCTGCCAGTTCAGGGACAGGCTCTTCTGACTTTGAGCAACTGGAACAGATCCTGGAAGCTATTCCCCAGGTGAAATATATATGCCTAGATGTGGCAAATGGCTACTCTGAACACTTTGTTGAATTTGTAAAGGATGTACGGAAGCGCTTCCCTCAACACACCATCATG GCAGGGAATGTGGTCACAGGAGAGATGGTGGAAGAGTTGATCCTCTCTGGGGCTGACATCATCAAAGTGGGAATTGGGCCAG GCTCTGTGTGTACAACCCGGAAGAAAACTGGAGTGGGGTATCCACAGCTCAGTGCAGTGATGGAGTGTGCAGATGCTGCTCATGGCCTCAAAGGCCACATCATTTCA GATGGAGGTTGCAGCTGCCCTGGGGATGTGGCCAAAGCTTTTG gggcaggggctgacTTTGTGATGCTCGGTGGCAtgctggctgggcacagtgagtCAGGTGGTGAGCTCATCGAGAGGGATGGCAAGAAGTACAAACTCTTCTATGGAATGAGTTCTGAAATGGCCATGAAGAAGTATGCTGGTGGCGTGGCAGAGTACAG gGCCTCagagggaaagacagtagaagtcCCCTTTAAAGGGGATGTGGAGCATACCATTCGTGACATCCTAGGAGGGATCCGATCTACATGCACCTATGTGGGAGCAGCTAAGCTAAAGGAGTTGAGCCGGAGAACTACTTTCATCCGAGTCACCCAGCAGGTGAATCCAATCTTCAGTGATGCACACTAG
- the Tinf2 gene encoding TERF1-interacting nuclear factor 2, protein MATPPGAGPATLRFAAAASWQVVRRRSVEHFPRVLEFLGSLRAAAPGLVRYRHHERLCMGLKAKVVVELILQGRPWPEVLNALNHHFPESGLVVRDPKATKQDLRKILEAQETFCQQVKQLSEDPVDLASKLQELKQEYGEPFLDAMEKLFFEYMCQLEKALPSVQTQQLQDVLSWMQPGVSVTSSVALSQYGVDMGWPLPECSVSDSVNLTEMEQNPPLQQALAPHSPLPKAKPGPQGPASRKHPERLAGHHFNLAPLGQRRTRSQWTSAREGHKERPMVMLFPFRNLGTPTQVISKSDSREEHGIHTVDPSDAVGTRTAIMGKSKSPFQILGESALKENPADLSASEQKENCLDCYIDPLRLSLSPPRAKNPVCSPSLCSSVITIGDLVLDSDEEENSQREGKESLENYQKTKFDTLIPTFCEYLPTSGPNMVPTASCDHLGSSRPL, encoded by the exons ATGGCCACGCCTCCGGGGGCCGGCCCCGCTACTTTGCGCTTCGCAGCGGCAGCCAGCTGGCAAGTAGTGCGCCGACGCAGTGTGGAGCACTTTCCGAGAGTACTAGAATTTTTGGGATCCCTGCGCGCTGCTGCTCCAGGCTTGGTTCGCTACCGGCACCATGAACGCCTTTGTATGGGCCTAAAGGCCAAG GTGGTGGTGGAACTGATCCTTCAGGGCCGGCCTTGGCCCGAGGTCCTGAATGCCCTGAATCACCACTTCCCAGAATCTGGACTTGTAGTGCGGGACCCTAAAGCT ACAAAGCAGGATCTGAGGAAGATTTTGGAGGCACAGGAGACTTTTTGCCAGCAGGTGAAGCAGCTGTCAGAGGACCCTGTAGATTTGGCTTCAAAGCTGCAG GAACTTAAACAAGAGTATGGGGAACCCTTTCTGGATGCCATGGAAAAGCTGTTTTTTGAATACATGTGTCAGCTGGAAAAAGCACTGCCTTCAGTGCAGACACAGCAG CTTCAGGATGTGCTGAGTTGGATGCAGCCTGGAGTTTCTGTCACCTCTTCTGTTGCCTTGAGCCAATATGGAGTGGACATGGGGTGGCCACTTCCAG agtGCTCTGTTTCTGATTCAGTGAACCTGACAGAGATGGAACAAAATCCTCCTCTGCAACAGGCACTAGCACCCCATAGTCCTCTGCCAAAAGCCAAGCCTGGTCCTCAGGGACCAGCTTCAAGGAAGCACCCAGAACGTTTGGCAGGCCACCACTTCAATTTGGCTCCTCTGGGCCAGCGAAGAACCCGGTCCCAATGGACATCTGCTAGGGAAGGCCATAAGGAGCGCCCAATGGTCATGCTGTTCCCCTTTAGAAATTTGGGCACACCAACCCAGGTCATATCTAAATCTGACAGCAGGGAAGAGCACGGAATTCATACAGTAGACCCATCAGATGCTGTGGGCACAAGAACAGCCATCATGGGGAAATCCAAGAGTCCATTTCAGATCCTGGGGGAAAGTGCTCTAAAGGAGAACCCTGCTGACTTATCTGCCTCAGAGCAAAAAGA GAATTGCTTGGATTGCTATATTGACCCACTGAGACTATCATTATCACCTCCTAGGGCCAAGAATCCAG TGTGTTCCCCATCTCTGTGCAGCTCTGTCATTACCATAGGAGACTTGGTTTTGGACTCTGATGAGGAAGAAAATagtcagagagaaggaaag GAGTCTCTGGAAAACTATCAGAAGACAAAGTTTGACACTCTGATTCCTACCTTCTGTGAATATCTCCCCACTTCTGGCCCCAATATGGTGCCCACTGCTTCCTGTGACCACCTAGGCAGCTCTAGACCCTTGTGA